Proteins from one Myxococcales bacterium genomic window:
- a CDS encoding AMP-binding protein, whose protein sequence is MKLETTLDCVQAFERDRADEIWFTQPLGGGQLRDFTFKEAVGEARRMAAHLKSLDLPAKSHIALFSKNTAWWILCDLAIWMAGHVSVPLYPTLTAETIRQILEHSEAKLIFIGKLDGFAAMEPGIPDGLPRIALPLSPKLSAPSWDELVAKTEPLAGEIRRPKDDLATIVYTSGSTGVPKGVMHSFHTMLAPGRMFLDSLSVNSEDRMLSYLPLAHAFERYVVETGTLNVGFRVYFAESLETFIDDIKRARPTLFVSVPRLWQKFQLGVFSKMPQERLAFMLKVPILSGIIKKKVLGGLGFDQVRIAGSGSAPIPAELIGWYRSLGLELLEGYGMSENFSYSHMTLPGDVKVGYVGKACKGVECKLSDAGEVLVKSPGTMLGYYKAPELTAEMFTEDGFLRTGDRGEVDAEGHLKITGRVKELFKTSKGKYVAPAPIENKLLLHSDVEQALVSGNGFPQPYGMVVLSEQAQKRLKDAAEKAAITGSLEAHLAEVNATLDQHEQLDVLVVVSDDWTIENGLLTPTMKLKRAAIEDKYGVRADEWYGKKKPVVWA, encoded by the coding sequence ATGAAGCTCGAGACGACCCTGGACTGCGTTCAAGCGTTCGAACGAGATCGCGCTGACGAAATCTGGTTCACCCAGCCCCTCGGCGGCGGACAGCTGCGCGACTTCACCTTCAAGGAGGCGGTCGGTGAAGCCCGGCGCATGGCGGCCCACCTCAAATCCCTCGACCTACCAGCGAAGTCTCACATCGCGCTCTTCTCCAAGAACACGGCCTGGTGGATCCTGTGTGATCTGGCGATCTGGATGGCCGGCCACGTCTCGGTGCCGCTCTATCCGACGCTCACGGCAGAGACGATCCGGCAGATCCTCGAGCACAGCGAGGCGAAGCTGATCTTCATCGGCAAGCTCGACGGCTTCGCCGCCATGGAGCCAGGCATTCCCGACGGCCTGCCGCGCATCGCGCTGCCGCTCAGTCCCAAGCTGAGCGCACCAAGCTGGGACGAGCTCGTGGCAAAGACCGAGCCCCTCGCCGGAGAAATCCGTCGGCCCAAGGACGATCTCGCGACCATCGTCTACACCTCCGGCAGCACGGGCGTGCCCAAGGGGGTGATGCACAGCTTCCACACGATGCTCGCCCCGGGCCGCATGTTCCTCGATTCACTCAGCGTGAACAGCGAGGACCGCATGCTCTCGTACCTGCCGCTGGCGCACGCCTTCGAGCGCTACGTGGTCGAAACGGGCACACTCAACGTGGGCTTCCGAGTCTATTTCGCCGAGAGCCTCGAGACCTTCATCGATGACATCAAGCGAGCGCGACCCACCCTGTTCGTCAGCGTGCCGCGCTTGTGGCAGAAGTTCCAGCTCGGCGTGTTCAGCAAGATGCCCCAAGAGCGGCTCGCTTTCATGCTGAAAGTGCCCATCCTGAGCGGCATCATCAAGAAGAAGGTGCTCGGCGGCCTCGGCTTCGATCAGGTGCGCATCGCCGGCAGCGGCTCCGCGCCGATCCCAGCGGAGCTCATCGGCTGGTACCGCTCGCTCGGCCTCGAGCTGCTCGAGGGCTATGGCATGAGCGAGAACTTCAGCTACTCACACATGACGCTGCCGGGCGACGTCAAGGTCGGCTACGTCGGCAAGGCTTGCAAGGGTGTCGAGTGCAAGCTCAGCGATGCGGGAGAGGTGCTGGTCAAGAGCCCGGGCACGATGCTCGGCTACTACAAGGCGCCGGAGCTGACCGCCGAGATGTTCACGGAAGACGGCTTCCTGCGGACGGGAGATCGCGGCGAGGTCGATGCCGAGGGACACCTGAAGATCACCGGGCGGGTCAAGGAGCTGTTCAAGACCAGCAAGGGCAAGTACGTCGCGCCGGCACCGATCGAGAACAAACTGCTCTTGCACTCCGACGTCGAACAGGCACTGGTCAGCGGCAATGGCTTCCCTCAGCCCTACGGCATGGTGGTGCTCAGTGAACAGGCCCAGAAGCGCTTGAAGGATGCGGCGGAGAAGGCCGCCATCACTGGCTCCCTCGAGGCACACCTCGCCGAGGTCAACGCCACACTCGATCAGCATGAACAGCTCGACGTGCTCGTGGTCGTCAGTGACGATTGGACCATCGAGAACGGTCTGCTCACCCCCACGATGAAGCTCAAGCGCGCGGCGATCGAGGACAAGTACGGCGTTCGCGCGGACGAGTGGTACGGCAAGAAGAAGCCCGTCGTCTGGGCCTGA
- a CDS encoding DUF350 domain-containing protein, translating into MDINWAPFVKALVASIVYSLIGIVMFGISFLVIKLVTPFSIRKEIEEDQNTALGILIGAVILGLSIIIASAIGG; encoded by the coding sequence ATGGACATCAATTGGGCCCCATTCGTGAAAGCGCTGGTCGCTTCGATCGTCTATTCGCTGATCGGCATCGTCATGTTCGGGATCAGCTTCTTGGTCATCAAGCTGGTCACACCGTTCTCGATCCGCAAAGAGATCGAAGAGGATCAGAACACCGCCCTCGGGATCCTCATCGGCGCCGTGATTCTCGGGCTCAGCATCATCATCGCTTCCGCCATCGGCGGCTGA
- a CDS encoding serine/threonine protein kinase, with the protein MRTLGEIQPGQTVGRYEFLVPIAQGGMAAVWAARLKGTRGFSKTVAVKTMLPTISDDPHFEQMFLDEAQLASRIRHPNVVEILDLGEQDDLLYLVMEWVDGEPLSAIRRVAVKREGIPRPIAVKVVQDAAAGLHAAHELKDPQGVTVGLVHRDISPQNVLITFDGVVKIVDFGVAKAAGRTVEHTNSGQIKGKPPYMSPEQALGKDIDRRTDVFALGIILYQLTTGKHPFRGENDMITLQNIVSDRPIIPPRAYDKDYPKPLEAVVMRALDRDPEKRFQTAAEFEAALDRVFPPTIPRVRTEDVGKFVKAMLGDRGEERHVALRDAIKLADERAAQAEAAIAAGRFPELGTRVLPAPLGSPSNPDNSRPSVTGLTGLTGPTPHSGSFARLSAPELTSGAMSAPETPFGTQLPSEPPPVKKSRGAVWVVGGLFVAALLIGGALVLTQTIKLGGDRGQAAQSPVVAPPKESASAKTDTPKVAPEKGEKIDESGAIDLNQLAVEKNQAAKGGPLKAPEKDPKAAPDPKDPKAAPDPTEKGKKPEKKPGATFVPPPVTDPGF; encoded by the coding sequence ATGAGGACGCTCGGGGAGATCCAGCCCGGTCAGACGGTGGGCCGGTACGAGTTCCTGGTGCCGATCGCACAGGGCGGCATGGCAGCGGTGTGGGCCGCGCGCCTCAAGGGCACGCGTGGTTTCAGCAAGACCGTGGCGGTCAAGACCATGCTGCCGACGATCAGCGACGATCCGCACTTCGAGCAGATGTTCCTCGACGAGGCGCAACTCGCATCACGCATCCGCCACCCCAACGTCGTCGAGATCCTCGACCTGGGCGAACAAGACGACCTGCTCTACCTCGTGATGGAGTGGGTGGACGGCGAACCGCTATCGGCCATCCGGCGCGTGGCGGTCAAGCGCGAAGGCATCCCGCGGCCGATCGCGGTCAAGGTCGTGCAAGACGCGGCAGCGGGGCTGCACGCTGCTCACGAGCTCAAAGATCCGCAGGGTGTGACCGTCGGCCTCGTTCACCGCGACATCTCGCCGCAGAACGTGCTCATCACCTTTGACGGCGTGGTGAAGATCGTCGACTTCGGCGTGGCCAAGGCCGCCGGCCGAACCGTCGAGCACACCAACTCGGGTCAGATCAAGGGCAAGCCCCCGTACATGTCGCCCGAGCAGGCGCTCGGCAAGGACATCGATCGCCGCACCGACGTGTTCGCGCTCGGCATCATCTTGTATCAGCTGACGACGGGTAAACATCCGTTCCGCGGCGAGAACGACATGATCACGCTGCAGAACATCGTGTCCGATCGGCCGATCATTCCGCCGCGCGCTTACGACAAGGACTACCCGAAACCCCTCGAAGCCGTGGTGATGCGCGCGCTCGACCGCGATCCGGAGAAACGCTTTCAGACGGCGGCGGAGTTCGAGGCTGCGCTCGATCGCGTGTTTCCGCCGACCATTCCCCGAGTTCGCACCGAGGACGTCGGGAAGTTCGTCAAGGCCATGCTCGGTGACCGTGGCGAGGAGCGCCACGTTGCGCTGCGCGACGCCATCAAGCTCGCTGATGAGCGCGCCGCACAAGCAGAAGCCGCGATCGCGGCAGGGCGCTTCCCGGAGCTGGGCACGCGCGTCTTGCCAGCGCCGCTCGGCTCGCCTTCGAACCCGGACAACTCGCGACCTTCCGTGACGGGGCTCACGGGTTTGACGGGACCGACGCCACACTCCGGTTCCTTCGCTCGGCTGTCTGCGCCGGAGCTGACGAGCGGTGCGATGAGCGCACCCGAGACTCCGTTCGGCACGCAGCTGCCCTCAGAGCCGCCGCCCGTGAAGAAGAGCAGGGGCGCGGTGTGGGTCGTGGGTGGGCTGTTCGTCGCCGCGCTTCTCATCGGCGGCGCCCTCGTGCTCACGCAGACCATCAAGCTGGGCGGTGACCGTGGCCAAGCCGCGCAGTCTCCGGTCGTGGCGCCGCCCAAAGAGAGCGCGAGCGCGAAGACGGACACACCCAAGGTCGCGCCGGAAAAGGGTGAGAAGATCGACGAGTCTGGAGCCATCGATCTGAATCAGCTCGCCGTCGAGAAGAACCAGGCGGCGAAGGGCGGACCGCTCAAGGCGCCAGAGAAAGATCCCAAGGCGGCGCCGGATCCCAAGGATCCAAAAGCCGCCCCGGATCCGACAGAGAAGGGGAAGAAACCCGAGAAGAAGCCCGGGGCCACCTTCGTGCCGCCGCCGGTGACCGACCCGGGGTTCTGA
- a CDS encoding polyamine aminopropyltransferase — protein MTDRDDDIEPEASAWPEPGSKAPTRRISRASVLLGMVLVIATAGLVYELVMAAVASYVLGDSITQFSTVIGVYLSAMGLGAWLSRFAGRRLALLFVDVELGTALIGGLSAPGLFLAFSYTNAFRLILYATVVAVGVLVGLELPLLMRILRRELEFKELVARALTFDYAGALVGSLAFSFFLVPRLGLVNTSLVCGLLNAAVGLASTWALGGDTPEERRGMALARLRAVFVLVLLALALLSSRRLTALAEAQAFGGPVLFAETSPYQRIVLSQRGAGFALHLNGNLQFASRDEHRYHEALVHPAMGAAAAHRTVLVGGGGDGLAVREILRWPDVERVVLVDLDRAVTELARTRPELVRQNEGSFADPRVTVINADAMVWIAESHETFDVIVLDFPDPSNYAVGKLYSAELYRRVRERLAKGGALAVQSTSPLLARRSFWCIVDTLREAGFQVLPYRVFVPSFADWGFVLAKTEPVVIPTRLPPAQLRYLDPVTLTALFDLPTDVREVPAEPNRLNNQALVSYYLAEWSRWE, from the coding sequence ATGACGGACCGGGACGACGACATCGAGCCCGAGGCCTCGGCATGGCCGGAGCCCGGCTCCAAGGCACCCACGCGCCGGATCTCCAGAGCCAGCGTGCTGCTCGGCATGGTGCTGGTCATCGCGACCGCGGGCCTGGTCTACGAGCTGGTGATGGCGGCCGTCGCCAGCTACGTGCTCGGCGACTCCATCACCCAGTTCTCCACCGTCATCGGTGTGTATCTCTCGGCCATGGGTCTGGGCGCGTGGCTCTCGCGCTTTGCCGGGCGACGCCTGGCGTTGCTCTTCGTCGATGTCGAGCTCGGCACCGCGCTGATCGGCGGCCTCAGCGCGCCGGGATTGTTCCTGGCGTTCAGCTACACGAATGCCTTTCGCCTGATCCTCTACGCAACCGTCGTTGCCGTCGGCGTGCTGGTGGGGCTCGAGCTGCCGCTCCTGATGCGCATCCTCCGGCGCGAGCTCGAGTTCAAGGAGCTGGTCGCACGCGCCCTCACCTTCGACTACGCGGGTGCGCTGGTGGGTTCGCTGGCGTTCTCCTTCTTCCTCGTGCCGCGACTCGGACTGGTCAACACGTCCCTGGTCTGTGGGCTCCTGAACGCAGCCGTTGGGCTCGCTTCAACCTGGGCCCTTGGCGGCGACACGCCCGAAGAACGCCGCGGCATGGCGCTCGCGCGGCTGCGCGCTGTCTTCGTGCTGGTGCTGCTCGCACTCGCGCTGCTGTCGTCCCGTCGACTGACCGCGCTGGCGGAGGCCCAAGCTTTTGGCGGACCGGTGCTCTTCGCCGAGACCTCACCGTACCAACGCATCGTGCTGTCGCAGCGCGGCGCCGGTTTCGCCCTGCACCTCAACGGCAACCTGCAGTTCGCCAGCCGCGACGAACACCGTTACCACGAGGCGCTGGTCCACCCGGCGATGGGCGCAGCCGCCGCGCACCGAACGGTCCTGGTCGGCGGCGGCGGCGACGGGCTCGCGGTGCGCGAGATCCTGCGCTGGCCCGACGTCGAAAGGGTAGTGCTCGTGGACCTGGATCGCGCCGTCACCGAGCTCGCGCGGACCCGGCCGGAGCTGGTCCGGCAGAACGAAGGTTCCTTCGCCGATCCGCGCGTCACCGTGATCAACGCCGACGCAATGGTCTGGATCGCCGAGAGCCACGAGACCTTCGACGTCATCGTGCTCGACTTCCCCGATCCCAGTAACTACGCGGTAGGAAAGCTCTACAGCGCCGAGCTCTATCGGCGCGTTCGCGAGCGGCTCGCCAAAGGCGGCGCCCTCGCGGTGCAGTCGACCTCGCCGCTGCTCGCCCGCCGCTCGTTCTGGTGCATCGTGGACACCCTGCGCGAGGCCGGCTTCCAGGTCCTGCCGTACCGCGTGTTCGTCCCGAGCTTCGCCGATTGGGGATTCGTCCTGGCAAAGACCGAACCCGTCGTCATCCCCACGCGTCTGCCCCCGGCTCAGCTGCGTTACCTCGACCCGGTCACGCTCACGGCGCTGTTCGATTTGCCGACGGACGTGCGGGAAGTTCCCGCCGAGCCCAACCGCCTCAACAACCAAGCGCTGGTCTCGTATTACCTGGCGGAGTGGAGTCGCTGGGAGTAG